The sequence GGATCGCCGGGGTGCCGGTGGCGCGGATCCGCTCGGCGTCATTCACGGTCTGCTGATCGCCCTCGATCACCGCGCAGGCGACGCGCTGCTGTAAGCGCTTTAAGGTCTCGGTCAGCAGGGTGGTTTTACCGGAGCCGGGGCTGGAGACCAGATTCAGCGCCAGCTGGTTCCGGGCGCTGAACCGCTGGCGGTTACGTTCGGCGAGCTGATTATTTTTGCTCAGCACGTCGAGCTCAATCTCGACCATTTTGCGCTGGCTCATTCCCGGCGCGTGCGTGCCTGCGGCCCCCTGGCCGTAATCAAGCTGGCCCGGCTGCTGTTCGGTGGGCGCAAACTCCCTGCCGCCAATGCGCGTGACCTGAAACGTCTGGCGCGGAGCCGGAGAGAAAGGGGCGCTGCGAAAAGCGGAATGGGCATTCCGCTCGTCACCTTCTATATAGAGGTTGCCGTGGGCGCAACCGCAGGTGGTACACATGATTTACTCCTGTTCAATTTCCAGACGCGTGATGTGCAGTCCGTCGTCGGCGACGATATTCAGACTCGCGCCGCCGCACTGTGGGCAGCGGCGAACGCGGTGGGTGAGCAGCTGGACATACTGCTGGCAGTCCTGACACCAGCATTCCGCCTGCTGCTCTTCGAGATGCAGCCCGCAGCCTTCCGCCAGGGTGCCGCGGCACACCAGCTCAAAGCAAAATTCCAGCGCGCTGCTTTCCACGCAGGAAAAAGCGCCGACGCGCAGCCAGACATCCGTCACCCGCTTCGCGTGATGCTGATGGGCCTGTTGTTCGATCAATTCCAGCG comes from Leclercia sp. AS011 and encodes:
- the hypA gene encoding hydrogenase maturation nickel metallochaperone HypA, encoding MHEITLCQQALELIEQQAHQHHAKRVTDVWLRVGAFSCVESSALEFCFELVCRGTLAEGCGLHLEEQQAECWCQDCQQYVQLLTHRVRRCPQCGGASLNIVADDGLHITRLEIEQE
- the hypB gene encoding hydrogenase nickel incorporation protein HypB translates to MCTTCGCAHGNLYIEGDERNAHSAFRSAPFSPAPRQTFQVTRIGGREFAPTEQQPGQLDYGQGAAGTHAPGMSQRKMVEIELDVLSKNNQLAERNRQRFSARNQLALNLVSSPGSGKTTLLTETLKRLQQRVACAVIEGDQQTVNDAERIRATGTPAIQVNTGKGCHLDAQMIHDAMQRLPLSEGGIMFIENVGNLVCPASFDLGERHKVAVLSVTEGEDKPLKYPHMFAAASLMLLNKVDLLPYLNFDVEKCLAAAREVNPDIAILLVSATRGDGMDAWLDWLEAQRCA